The Armatimonadota bacterium genome includes a region encoding these proteins:
- a CDS encoding glycoside hydrolase, which yields MSRKINRRFFLRQLGMSAAGLKLAPGVLLGKDRGEEAAMGNVEDILNTEIQRTKPDYIVYKPKSIDGSTFDTGNEHFLVFDGPDGSLMAVWTQSSYEGAGDHRIVFSRSDDEGATWSPPKRLVGPTKPGDGYMASWGFPIVSKSGRIYVIYNQYQGIDDVIHQHTGTMDCIYSDDMGKTWSKPQTIPMARSPYDHPDSKVPSNWIVWQKPIKDLKGKWFTGFTRWVSKAVRTPPHNNSWTAWESVVEFMRFENIDENPQPKDIEVTYSAWGNNALRVPHYSNPLLSIAQEPSLVRLPDKRLFCTMRTMSGYVWYSISNDDGLNWCNPRPLLRRDHGLPILQPLCCCPIYEYSAGRYILLHHNNDGRVDGHQPEETKFNRRPAFIALGEYRPNAEQPIWFSQSKQLMDNDGHGIGPLNRLDIGVYPSVTKRNNNFVLWHPDRKFFLLGKKITDEWLSDLEVPA from the coding sequence ATGAGCAGAAAAATTAATCGGCGGTTTTTTCTAAGGCAGCTTGGCATGTCTGCTGCTGGTCTTAAGCTGGCTCCAGGTGTGTTGTTAGGCAAAGATAGAGGCGAAGAAGCGGCAATGGGTAATGTGGAAGATATCCTAAACACAGAAATTCAGCGCACCAAGCCCGACTATATAGTGTATAAGCCTAAAAGCATTGATGGCTCAACGTTCGATACTGGAAACGAACATTTCCTGGTGTTTGATGGGCCGGATGGCTCGCTGATGGCTGTGTGGACCCAGAGTAGCTATGAAGGTGCTGGGGACCACCGCATTGTTTTCTCGCGTTCTGATGATGAAGGAGCAACTTGGTCTCCACCAAAGCGCTTGGTAGGTCCCACCAAACCCGGCGATGGATATATGGCAAGCTGGGGATTCCCCATTGTCTCGAAGTCAGGGCGCATTTATGTAATCTATAATCAGTATCAAGGCATAGACGATGTCATCCACCAACATACAGGCACAATGGACTGCATCTACAGCGATGACATGGGGAAAACTTGGTCGAAGCCGCAAACCATACCCATGGCTCGAAGCCCCTACGACCACCCTGATTCAAAAGTGCCCTCCAATTGGATTGTCTGGCAGAAGCCAATAAAAGATTTGAAGGGCAAGTGGTTTACAGGCTTTACCCGCTGGGTCAGCAAGGCTGTACGAACCCCTCCACATAACAACTCTTGGACTGCATGGGAAAGTGTGGTTGAGTTCATGCGCTTTGAGAACATAGATGAAAATCCTCAGCCCAAGGATATCGAAGTTACATATTCCGCTTGGGGTAACAATGCGCTCCGAGTCCCTCATTACAGCAATCCCCTTCTAAGTATTGCCCAAGAGCCGAGTCTGGTGCGACTTCCCGATAAGCGGTTGTTTTGCACAATGCGTACAATGTCTGGTTATGTTTGGTACAGCATTTCCAACGACGACGGTCTTAATTGGTGCAATCCACGGCCACTCCTCAGACGCGACCATGGCCTTCCAATACTCCAGCCGCTCTGTTGTTGTCCGATATACGAATATTCAGCGGGCAGGTACATCCTCCTTCATCACAATAACGATGGTCGTGTGGATGGCCACCAGCCTGAAGAGACGAAATTCAACCGCCGCCCAGCGTTTATCGCCCTAGGTGAGTACCGTCCAAATGCTGAACAGCCGATTTGGTTCAGCCAGTCAAAGCAGTTAATGGATAACGACGGGCATGGCATTGGTCCGCTGAACCGCCTCGATATCGGGGTCTATCCAAGTGTAACGAAACGCAATAATAACTTTGTGCTCTGGCATCCAGACCGCAAGTTTTTCTTGCTAGGCAAAAAGATAACCGATGAATGGCTGTCTGACCTGGAGGTGCCTGCCTGA
- a CDS encoding sulfatase-like hydrolase/transferase, whose amino-acid sequence MSENQPRQTRREFLKGAGAIAASVALSGRIPAGFADNNARKPNVIFIFADQLRACSVGCYGDKQARTPNLDKLASEGVRFTNAISTWPVCSPFRAMLMTGRYPMSNGVVYNDFPIWDGLPYIGTAFKSQGYATGYIGKWHLQGKTEGKGGVPPDRRLGFDYWEPVKGPILSEGPDGKQIWRPNVQTDKAISYIKANKDRPFCLFLSWNPPHDPYIAPDEYMAMFPPEKMELRPNTAEKELVRIELERHPIPASNSEAAMKRAKWRRIIDSDDGIRRNMQGYYAATHGLDVCIGRIMKALDEEGIAEDTILVFSSDHGDMLGSHRMSHKQEPFEESINIPFILRYPRRVPKGITTDALLSPMDIMPTLLSLAGLPIPKGVQGISLADAALGKRSDQRDALLIMKMLPGGNPWIINAATEWRGVRTKTHTYVRLADGGPWILYDNKNDPYQMRNLVNDPAYKKLQTEMESRLKRLLKEAGDPFDTEKIEREIAEKSKTMLKSRAGKGI is encoded by the coding sequence ATGTCCGAAAATCAACCTAGGCAAACAAGGCGGGAGTTTCTAAAGGGAGCTGGTGCGATTGCAGCAAGTGTAGCACTAAGCGGGCGAATTCCTGCTGGATTCGCTGATAATAATGCGCGAAAGCCAAATGTAATATTCATTTTTGCTGACCAACTCAGAGCCTGTTCTGTGGGATGTTATGGCGACAAGCAGGCGAGGACGCCAAATCTCGACAAGCTGGCGTCGGAGGGAGTGCGATTTACCAACGCCATCAGCACCTGGCCTGTGTGTTCGCCGTTCCGTGCAATGTTAATGACAGGGCGGTATCCTATGTCGAACGGCGTTGTATACAACGACTTCCCAATATGGGATGGGCTTCCGTATATTGGCACTGCGTTTAAATCACAGGGCTATGCCACAGGGTACATCGGCAAATGGCATCTTCAGGGCAAGACTGAAGGCAAGGGTGGAGTGCCGCCAGATAGAAGGCTTGGGTTCGACTACTGGGAGCCGGTGAAGGGACCGATACTCTCGGAAGGACCCGATGGCAAGCAAATATGGCGGCCTAACGTCCAAACCGACAAGGCAATCAGCTATATTAAAGCTAACAAGGATAGACCCTTCTGTTTATTTTTATCTTGGAACCCACCGCATGACCCATACATCGCTCCTGACGAATACATGGCAATGTTTCCGCCGGAAAAGATGGAGTTGCGCCCTAACACCGCTGAAAAAGAGCTTGTGCGAATCGAACTTGAGAGGCATCCTATTCCAGCTAGCAACTCCGAAGCCGCGATGAAGCGGGCAAAATGGCGGAGGATAATAGACTCCGACGACGGTATACGGCGGAATATGCAGGGATATTATGCCGCTACCCATGGCTTGGATGTCTGCATTGGTCGTATCATGAAGGCTCTAGATGAAGAAGGCATTGCAGAAGATACAATTCTTGTATTCAGCTCTGACCATGGCGATATGCTTGGTTCACATCGGATGTCGCATAAGCAGGAGCCGTTCGAAGAATCCATAAATATCCCATTCATACTTCGCTACCCAAGGCGCGTTCCTAAGGGCATAACTACTGATGCGCTTTTGTCGCCAATGGATATCATGCCGACGCTTCTTAGTTTGGCAGGTCTGCCTATTCCAAAAGGCGTTCAGGGAATTAGCCTTGCAGATGCGGCACTCGGCAAGCGCTCTGACCAACGCGATGCGCTGCTTATTATGAAGATGCTCCCCGGTGGCAATCCCTGGATTATAAACGCGGCCACTGAGTGGCGAGGAGTGCGCACAAAGACCCATACATACGTTCGCCTTGCGGACGGCGGACCATGGATACTTTATGATAACAAGAATGACCCCTACCAAATGAGGAATTTGGTAAACGACCCGGCATATAAGAAGCTCCAAACTGAGATGGAGAGCAGACTCAAGCGGCTCCTCAAGGAGGCAGGCGACCCATTTGACACAGAGAAAATCGAGCGGGAAATTGCTGAGAAAAGCAAGACAATGCTGAAAAGCCGAGCTGGAAAAGGCATTTAA
- a CDS encoding sulfatase, with translation MAGAFAGLSAISPELAFGKEEGKYNVLFIAVDDLRPTLGCYGAPVIKTPNIDALAARGTVFTRAYCQQAVCSPSRTSLLTGLRPDSTKVYNLEDHFRKFIPNVVTLPEYFKKHGYHTQAMGKIYHPGLDDPQSWSVPHWAAKAPTYLKPESLAQQKELREKLEAQGRKLKDEVVEKDPQTGLPLKIIRRASILKGPAWEDPDCPDNALADGMIADHAIETLCEIKDKKFFLAVGFHKPHLPFVAPKKYFDMYAGEKAKIGLSPNPFPPKDSPEIALTTFGELRSYTDIPDVGPISDEKALELRYAYYAAASYTDAQIGRVLNELEKLGLKDKTIVVLWGDHGWHLGDHSLWCKHTNFEVATRSPLIISAPGQKNKGAKTDALVEFVDIYPTLCELAGLPIPDNLEGTSAVPVMNDPKRKWKKAAFSQYPRPGNVMGYSMRTDRYRYTEWIKMDGGDVVAVELYDYEKDPLGNVNIAGLPENKELVAKLSKQLRGGWKRARP, from the coding sequence ATGGCTGGTGCTTTTGCCGGGCTTTCTGCCATTTCGCCAGAGCTTGCATTTGGAAAGGAAGAAGGCAAATATAATGTCCTTTTCATAGCCGTTGACGATCTTAGGCCTACTTTGGGATGCTATGGTGCACCAGTCATCAAGACGCCGAATATTGACGCCCTCGCAGCTCGGGGCACCGTCTTCACCCGTGCTTACTGCCAGCAAGCGGTATGCAGTCCGTCGCGGACCTCGCTCCTCACGGGTCTTCGTCCTGACAGTACCAAGGTCTACAACCTTGAGGATCATTTCCGAAAATTCATTCCGAACGTTGTAACGTTGCCAGAGTACTTTAAGAAGCATGGCTACCACACCCAGGCGATGGGAAAGATATACCATCCTGGCCTTGATGATCCCCAGTCCTGGAGTGTACCACATTGGGCGGCAAAGGCACCAACTTACTTGAAGCCCGAGAGCTTGGCTCAGCAGAAAGAACTTAGAGAGAAGCTAGAAGCACAAGGAAGAAAGCTCAAGGACGAGGTAGTAGAAAAAGACCCCCAAACTGGATTGCCTCTCAAAATTATCCGCAGGGCATCCATTCTAAAAGGGCCGGCTTGGGAAGACCCCGATTGTCCCGATAATGCTCTTGCTGACGGAATGATCGCCGACCATGCAATCGAAACCTTATGCGAAATCAAGGATAAAAAGTTTTTCCTTGCAGTCGGCTTCCATAAACCACACCTACCGTTTGTGGCGCCTAAAAAGTATTTCGATATGTACGCAGGCGAAAAAGCCAAAATAGGCTTATCTCCAAATCCCTTCCCGCCAAAGGACAGCCCTGAGATTGCACTTACTACTTTTGGTGAACTGCGTTCGTACACGGATATCCCGGACGTTGGACCCATATCCGATGAAAAGGCGCTAGAGCTTCGCTATGCTTATTATGCAGCCGCAAGTTACACTGATGCTCAGATTGGGCGGGTGCTTAATGAGTTGGAAAAGCTTGGCCTTAAGGATAAGACAATCGTTGTGCTTTGGGGCGACCACGGGTGGCACCTGGGCGACCACAGCTTGTGGTGCAAACATACAAACTTCGAGGTTGCAACTCGCTCGCCTCTCATCATAAGCGCCCCCGGACAAAAGAACAAGGGTGCAAAGACAGACGCTCTAGTGGAATTTGTCGACATTTATCCGACCCTCTGCGAGCTTGCAGGACTGCCCATACCCGATAACCTTGAGGGCACTAGCGCTGTGCCAGTGATGAATGATCCCAAGCGCAAATGGAAGAAGGCTGCATTCAGCCAGTATCCACGTCCGGGGAATGTGATGGGTTATTCCATGCGCACAGACCGCTATCGCTACACCGAATGGATTAAAATGGATGGTGGCGATGTTGTTGCAGTTGAGCTTTATGACTATGAAAAAGATCCATTGGGCAACGTAAACATTGCTGGCTTGCCAGAGAATAAGGAACTTGTGGCTAAATTGAGCAAGCAACTTCGCGGTGGTTGGAAAAGGGCTAGACCTTAA
- a CDS encoding sulfatase, with translation MNSKRAITRRDFFKAAGAASVGLAFNTFGVVSSAKASDERPNILFMIADDWSFPHASILGDRVVKTPTFDRVAREGVLFTNSFCAAPTCTPSRGAILTGQAIHCLDEGANLYGILPARFKTFPDILEEDGYFIGLSGKGWGPGKLEGTGRTRNPAGPQFKNFKEFLEQAPRNKPFCFWFGSHFPHRDYELGCGVNSGMRLEDVEVPPFLPDTPEVRSDILDYYWNVEQFDKQCAAVLENLELSGRAENTIVVITSDNGMPFPRAKANLYEAGAHMPLAIRWPARVKGGRKVDEVVSHTDFAPTFLEAAGLKPLPDMTGRSLIDLLTEDEPARRDAVFVEKERHVNCREGNLGYPCRAIRTKDFLYIRNFHPERWPAGDPKMWVAVGDFGDIDTSPSKKLILSRRDDPKIKPYFELSTAKRPAEELYDLKRDPWTVHNVADDPEYAGIKEKLARRLQTWMTKTRDPRATNPNDDRWDSYPYFGRQGEWVYPKPKQNK, from the coding sequence ATGAATAGTAAGCGAGCAATCACCCGGCGGGATTTTTTCAAAGCGGCGGGAGCGGCCTCAGTGGGTTTGGCATTCAATACCTTTGGCGTGGTTTCTTCTGCAAAGGCGTCCGACGAACGCCCGAATATCCTCTTCATGATTGCAGACGACTGGTCATTCCCGCACGCCAGCATTCTTGGCGATAGAGTAGTGAAGACCCCTACCTTCGATAGAGTTGCGAGAGAGGGCGTACTATTCACAAATTCATTTTGTGCCGCCCCAACATGTACGCCGTCAAGGGGAGCCATATTGACTGGCCAGGCTATACACTGTCTGGATGAAGGTGCAAACCTCTACGGCATTTTGCCTGCCAGGTTCAAGACATTCCCTGATATCCTGGAGGAAGATGGTTACTTTATTGGGCTGAGCGGCAAAGGATGGGGACCTGGGAAGCTTGAGGGCACGGGAAGAACGCGCAACCCAGCAGGTCCGCAGTTTAAAAACTTCAAAGAGTTTTTGGAGCAAGCCCCGAGAAACAAGCCATTTTGCTTTTGGTTTGGCAGCCATTTTCCGCATAGAGATTATGAATTGGGCTGTGGTGTTAATTCTGGTATGCGTCTAGAGGATGTAGAAGTTCCGCCTTTCTTGCCTGACACCCCAGAAGTGAGAAGCGATATCCTTGATTACTATTGGAACGTTGAGCAATTTGACAAGCAATGTGCCGCTGTGCTCGAAAATCTTGAATTGTCTGGCCGCGCCGAAAACACCATAGTGGTCATCACAAGCGACAACGGCATGCCATTCCCAAGGGCGAAGGCAAACCTTTATGAGGCAGGTGCGCATATGCCTCTCGCCATCCGTTGGCCAGCAAGAGTGAAGGGCGGCCGAAAAGTGGATGAGGTCGTAAGCCATACGGACTTCGCACCGACGTTCTTGGAGGCGGCTGGCCTGAAGCCGCTTCCTGACATGACTGGACGCAGCCTGATTGATTTGTTGACCGAAGATGAACCAGCACGGCGCGACGCCGTTTTCGTGGAAAAGGAGCGTCATGTAAATTGCCGTGAAGGCAACTTGGGATATCCTTGCAGAGCAATACGCACTAAGGATTTCCTTTATATTCGCAACTTCCACCCAGAGCGGTGGCCTGCAGGCGACCCAAAAATGTGGGTGGCAGTTGGCGATTTTGGTGATATAGACACAAGCCCATCTAAAAAGCTCATCTTGAGCCGGCGGGATGACCCCAAAATTAAGCCATACTTCGAGCTTTCAACCGCAAAGCGGCCAGCCGAGGAACTCTATGACCTAAAGCGTGACCCGTGGACCGTCCACAACGTGGCAGACGACCCTGAATATGCCGGCATCAAGGAGAAATTAGCGCGGAGACTGCAGACCTGGATGACAAAAACAAGGGACCCACGTGCGACTAATCCAAACGATGACCGCTGGGATAGCTATCCTTATTTCGGCAGACAAGGAGAGTGGGTTTACCCCAAACCTAAGCAAAACAAGTGA